TGTCGGGAAACGTGAACCTGCCGTGGAAGAGCGACTCTCTGGAGGGTTCAGTGGAGGTGAGACTGTCACCTCCAGTCACAGTCTGGAGGTGTGACTGGAGGTGACACCTGTCTTTAGTTCTCACGCTTCTTTCTCGCGTGGCCCAGAACTGCTGCATCATGACGATGACGCTCCTCGACGAGTCCCAGGAACCCTTCTGGTGCGTCAGCTCTCCCATCTGTATCCGGATGGCGGAGAAGCCGCAGCGCTCGGACTACAGCGGCGAGTGCTTCCTGATGGACTACCGAGACGCCGACGGTAAGGTGAAGATGGAGCTGGTGTGGctgaaggaggagaagcagtTTTTCCTCTTCGGCCTCACTGTCTACGTCTCCGTTCTTAAAGTCAACAAACACTACGGCCGAAGCAGCTGAGTTTGTGACGCGACACTCTGACTCATCAGTTCTTCTTTTCTGTTCAGAGGAAAATTTCATTACTTGTTCacaaagtgaataaaacattcatttgtaCACGACGCGAACGTTTCTTTATCttgaaacaaacactgaggtaacCAGATTAAAATTACCATTTGAGTGAAGCTATGCTCATAATGTTTCAATTGCGTAATGCAGATTTTAAAGTAATCAGATTACGTAATGTAGCTAATTTATAGATAATCTGATAACCCGACACAATTTGATCAACATGTTCTGATTGCACAATGCAAATTGGCCAGTGTGGGTAGTCTGATTAAGTAATCCAGATTACGTATCAGAATACGTAATCTGACTGTGGCCCAGTAAATGGTGTTTAATCTCCTTACATCACCGTTATCAAGAGATAATCGTGTTGTATAATTACACAAATGGTAATCTGATTACATAAAGGTGGGGGCTGGTGAACAAGTAATCAGATTACGCGAGGAAGTGCATACATCAGATTTATGTGCAGGTAACCTGATTACAGTAGAGAATGCCTGTGCTCATGTATAACGTACTTGggtgccatctagtggagaAACTTGGTAATGCAGTTAAACCACAGTAGATTATTTTTTCTAACAATCTCAAAAAGCAACtacagattattttcattattggttAATCGCGGATGAATCTGATTATTGTAAGTGTGACGGACGTTTATTACTGCGATTTTTGTCGGTATTTTCCTGTAtaatttactgtgttttatttgaaattgacATTTAAAGCCCAGGAAAGTGTTGATGTGCTGTCgacacaaaatggcagcctcccTAAAAGTAATCGCTTGAAACGATGACGCCTTATTCCTCTGAAAACTGGttacatttcaatttgaaagaAATGAATTGGTTATTAATCAACAAATTCACGCCTTCTCGGTGGTGTCTGTCAACATTTGACAGTTTCTGCTGCTTTGAGAACCTgacaaatgttgatttttaaagaaattataaACAAACGTGAGGGTGAGTTTATTCAGTCTTAAATTTTACAATCGTAAGTCATTTGCTGCCAAAATCCTTCCTCATCCATGAATTTATTCCTTCTCTTCTCTAAAGGGAGTATTTGACAATTTATACTGCATTGAAAATCAGttcaatttaaattttaaagaaatgacacatatataaacaaacgtgtgcgttttttatttttattttagaaaagaGTGGATTAATCTGTTAGGTAAATAGCTCGCGCTtcattttctaacattactTTTCGATTACTTCACGTCACACGTTTACATCAGTAATTCTACTGCTTTAAAAccagttaaaaatgttttaacgaaattatacacaaacaaaaacggTGTTTGACCAGTTTGACACTGTTTGacagtttctgctgctgtgaaaaccggttaaatttaaatatttacagagATGATACGCGTATACAAGCAGACGTGAGGGCTGTTTGGTCGGTTTGTGacatttctgtgtatttttctgACCAAACTTGAGTCAATTGAGCTGAAATCCGTCATACATCGACAACTTATCCATATTAATGAACGTGTCTGTCAGTATTTGACGCAATTGTTAAAAACCCAGTCAAATGTTGAGTTTTATAGaaattatacacacaaacaaacatgaggtGGAAGTTTATTCAGAGAAAAGTCCTAAATGTCACATGAATCACTCATTTCAGTCGTGGTTTGTTCTCTCTTTGGCGCCACCAGTAggtcgtgtttttgttttattcactctGATGATTTGTCGTCATGTTCTTCATAGTCGTCGGATttgacataaataataataataataataacaataaaaaaagcaggTGACAGATAAAGAAGTGAGACACAGAAGAAAAAGCTAAAGAGAGGAGGGAGCAGGTGAAAggaagagaaagggagggaggttTCTGTCCGAGGCGAGGGAGGAAACCGGCAGAACAGGTTGGTGTTGACTCGCCCCCGAGGGAgaacctctctgtctctctctctctctctctctctctctctctctctctctctgtctctctctctctgtgtgtgtgtgtctttatctgACTTCCGTGTGTGTGCTCTTGTCCTGAGTGAGAAgccgctgcagctgctgtgaacgAGGAtctgttaaaaagaagaaagaagaattaAAAACCATGGCTGTGAATAAATGCGTCAAAtatctgctcttcttcttcaacCTTCTTTTCTGGGTGAGTGTGAAAAACCTCTTACATTTAGAACTCCTGTACGTCTGCAGGGTGAAATAAGTGAGCCACGCGTTgatgtttcacatttttctaCACGTTATTTAGGTTGTTTTCATTATGAATGAGTTCCACAGGTCGTGGGTGGACGTGGAAGCTGAAATGTACTTTTAATGTCaactttttttaaccttttttttctcttaaacgCTTTTATTTTGCGTTTAAAGACCTGTCGCTCCGCCCTGACCTCTGTCCCTCTCCACcatcctttttatttatttcagttagtTATTCATACGTAAGTTTCTTTTTAAGTTATCtctctttatttaaactttttttttcacgtttGCGCCGTCTCTGCCGTGAACTTCGTCCCTCTgtagtttttgtcttttgtgtgtcGCCGGTGTAGAACAGGTTGTATTATCTCACTGCCGCTCCCTCCACTGTcccctcacaaacacacacacacaaacatttgctCAGTTTCAGGGCGTGCCCGCACCCCCTCCCCTCCCGTCACTCCCCCGTCCCTCGCATCATCACGTCTCATTCCTTCACCCGGTCTAAACTATTTTCTCGACTCTGATTTCCTAATATTCTCCTCGGGGAGGGTTCCTGTGGTGAGACGCTTAGTTAACCCGCTGCTCCACTGTGTCAGTTGCTCAACACAAACCTGAAGCTGTTTGTTGataaaagtctgtgttttttaaaaaagataacGTGTAGCAACACGCAGCGCGAACAAACACGTCAACGTAAAcatggtgggttttttttatcagcaatTACTTTGAAGAATGAGACAAAATATTATTGCGATAATACACTAAGACacaaggtttgtttgtttgtcacatgAGATAGGACACGCCCCTATTGTGCTAAAAACaagataatttattttattaaggtaaatgaaataaaaagtgaagtaaATTAGAATATAAGGAAAACAGTAcctaagaataaaaaaaaaagtgaaagttttTGTGACGTTTCCACATTTCTTGGCAATTGTTTTGGGACCACCAATATTTTTGTAActttacatttcacaaaaaagtgtttttgtaacattgcaTAATTTTTGGGAAGAAAAGACAATAATGGTTTTGTGACATTCTCTAACACTTTTGGAAATGTAACTTTCATATTGGTAacatttttgtggtttttgggaacattacatttcactttttaaaaaaacagtcagtTTTTGGGAGGAAACAttggtgacatttttgtcatgtttcaaaacattttttttaaaagaaaaatgttgaaatgtgacaaatcaGTAACATATTTGTTTCTTAACACTTTGGAAACGtcaatgtttttgtaacattgcaTTTCATTCCCCCCCACAATTTTTTAGGggggaaataatgtttttgcaaaaaacaacccaaaaaaagaCACTAATGTTTCTTTGGAAATGGAAAAATCAATAATGCTTTCGCTGTTACAgtaacatttgaacattttgtgATACTTTCGTCAGCCATGTGTTTTTCAATGATCACAATAATACCAGTCAACAGTGAATAAACGCTGACTCGCCTCAAACAGAATCGAAAACTTTTGGACGTAAAACatgaattttcattttaacaaacaGACGTGACGTCGTTGGCCTGAACAGAGACAGAACAcaaacggcagcagcagcaattagATCAGTTCATGAGCAGCTGCTGTTTAAATGACACTGAtaaaattatcattttaatgACCTGAGATGAATGTGTCgccatggaaacaaaaaaatctgcttCATAGACTCAGTTATTGAAAGAACCTCGAAGACATACAGAGAAAACACCTGATATCACAGTCCTGACCTATAGAAGtgcatttttaatcacttttatacaaaataaaacggCAAAATAagtcacatttgtgctgatgcgtTTATTTTTGGTCACATGACGACAACAGTTTACGTaatttctctccccccccattGTCTGATGTCCGATCCAAGGATTTTTGATAAATTTAAAAATCGGTCCCATTTTACAGCCTCCATTTTAGTCTTCTTTACTTCATCTTAGATCTTTAAACCCACAAGTTACCCCATTTTAAAAGAGCAGGGGTCGCAGCGATGCACCTGTTGGAATGTGCTAGCTGTCAACCAATCTCGTCATTTGGGTCGTCAAAAACATTTCCTGAATTTTTATCCGCCTTTTTTTAACGTAATGGaaataatttacatttacaataataaacaacaaaaagttgTTACGTAAACGTCAGTAAAAAATTACCCAAAAtctattctaaaaaaaaaaaaaggccctcgttatgatttatattgtgaaattAGTTTGGGAAACCAAATGGAGGACCATACTTTACAAATTGGCGGCCACGTTTTTAGCTGAAGACGACCTGAAAGTCAAATTGAAATTTTAAACTTGAAACGAAGTGACAAACTGACTGATGAGATTACAGTGTTCACAAACGTCCACATTGGCATTGGTTTCTGAAGCTTTGACAGCTTAGGAGTGTTGCGGCTCCGTTGACCCCTCCCCCAAAGATAAAGGTCGacttttgtcctttttaaaaataaatgtagagTTGATTTGAGTTTGTGTCGTCGCTCGCTCGGGTTattttcagtcacatgttcCCAGAAACAGATGTGAATCgatgttaatttgatttcagcCACTCACTGGACACAGTGGagtttttacactgtaaaaacaaacctctttactgttgtttttaaaaagtgtttactGAGGTTGACGCTCCCACATCCCAGAATCCTCGGCGTTCCCGTTCTTTgttcagggttcccacgggtccttgaaagtcCTTTAATTCTGTGCAAGAAAAAgttatttaggtaaatgtctcctgcTGCCTATGTGCCCTTCAGTGTCCCCACAGGTCCTTggaatccttgaaagtttgtgaatttgaataaaaaatcaAAGGGCCTTGAAAATTACCTTAATTAGACATGTCTCTTTGACATTGGGTCATTGGAAGTGATTGAATTTTGTGCCGTAAACAAGTGAAGTTGAGTCATCGTTGAGTCCATATCCTGTATGAATAATAGATGCTGCGTTCAGGGACCGTAGCTGCTCGGTAAAGTGCTgagccaaacacaaacagagcagaacagaTTCAGAGTAGAACCTGCCACGAAACGTaggtattttttgttttattagtttGTTCCAGAGAATGTTCTCAAGcgtcttgttttgcccacaaacaaaaaaaacgtcacTTAACATTTTTCTGAGGACTTGATGACATCAATTTTGTCAATTATGGACCAATGTAGAGCCATAATTTAGCTCCTTCCTTAGGTGGGACTGTTGTAAGATTAACAGCAGGTCTTGGATGGCTCCGCCCCTTCTCTTCCAAAtatggttttgtgtttgttttaaaacaacaaaaagctaAAGTGGAGGCTTTAAAAGTGTCTAAGTGAGCGGCTACACGAGAAGGCGTAGATTAGCTTTTAGCGTGTTCTGCCTAAAACACGGCTGTAAATAATTGAGACCGAGTACAACCTCTTTTTGAAACACAACCCTCTtgttgtgaccttttttttttttttcttcttcacactgCATCACTTCCCCCGTGAGCTTTAGATCACTGAAGCAGAGAGGGAGTGCTCATCCCGACCAGGTGTAGGTTTTCGGTCTGTGCCATGAGCTGAGACACCAAATCTATGTCCGTTTAAGTCTGCGacgtcttaagaacacgtttcacgtctttatctcactgttagacagacttttccaacaggaagctAAAGtagtgtaaaccactcactctcccacaccaaaccccatagagaaaataagcaattttaacgtcacaggagttgttgatccactgctgcctccattggtaacttcaaatatgttattttgttaattcggcatttaaaaaccttcattcagatttgcctcagtgacaaaaagtgaccacacgaggcagcagtggaccagcagctcatgtgtcccCGCCGgctaaaatcagattttctctgtgggctttggttcATTCTCAACCACATCTATTAACATTCAATCCAGACTATCTATAATATGTTATGTCGTTGTCTAATCCCATTAATCTGAAATCCCTGCCACTTGTCCAACACCCACAAGAACTATCTTATTTAATTCCCAACATAAAACAATCTTAAATGTAGTTCATGTAAATCCAGATTGGCTGTAATCCTAGTTTGCCATGTGTGGACGACGTGCTGTGACGAGCTCGGAGTGTCTgactcatgttttcatcatgttgctcagcaggtttttttctgtgtagaTTGATGGTTTAACCTCTGTGCATGACATGTTTgactcatgtttgtgttgagtctACCTTTAAAGACGACAGCTCTTTATGAATGAACTGAGGGTTTATCCTCTTGAGATGTTGATGGGGGTTTATCTTCAGGGGGGACGTTGATGCGGGTTTATCCTCAGGAGGGATGTTGGATGTTTATCCTCAGGAGATGCTGATGAAGGTTTATCCTCAGGAGGGATGTTGATGGCCTGATGTTGGAGGTTTATCCTCAGAAGGTTGTGATGGAGGTTTATCCTCAGGTGTTGGGCTTAAATAGATGTTGGTGGATGTCTATCCTGATGTCgttttgtgtgtatatttttatttcctgtttttccccagtattttatttaaatttaaacttgactgttaaaaaaaaaaaaaaaaaaaccctgcttaGACTGTGGTTACACTggtaatagtgtgtgtgtgtgtgtgttttccggGCGTGGCGACTCTCATTGTGAAGCCAAAGGTCGTGTCCTTGAATCAAACTCGTCCCGTTTGGTTTCCGTTGATTCAGAAGTCAAATGGAAAAACGATCCGTCACGTTTGATTTAACGTAAACACAAAGTTtccttctgtttgttttcacgaCACAAAGCGTTTTCATTCGCTGCTGTGACGCGGGTTCATGAGACTCCTCCCACATCTGTACTCTAGAAACATTATTTCTGCTCTGTGCCAAAACACGAGGCAGTTTCTGTTTCAATGGTTGAAAAATGTTAGTTTAAATTTTCACTCaaacgtcacaaaaacaaacagtttcttAATTAAGTGGTTTGAGGTAAAGCTCAACTTCTAATACCAACCCTGTGTTTTGGGATGGACCCTTTCTGGTATTAGCTCCTGTGACTAAAATAGTCTCTTCATTTTTGAAAAGCCTCACTTGTTTACTCATTTtacaggttttatttttttcaggtttCTATGTTGCATCAGAAATTGTTACTAATGCTATAAAGTTTAATTGTGGTGTTCCTCAAGGCGCGATTTTAGGCtgcacactttttttatttttttttgatgtgtAGGCAGTTTTTAGCGCTGCTGAAATGAAAGGTTCTTATGTCATTGACGAACGAGTATcacctaccccagctttaaagtCTCTAAGCTTTTGTGTGAAACACAAACGTTCTTGTTTTCACATCAGACTCGACATGTGCTGCGTTGACAGTTACAGGTTTATACTGGAAACGAACTGGACATGCCGTGGGTGTGGGTTTGTGGTAAATCAGGGTCATAATTTCCTGGAACTGTAGGCACCACAACATCCTATAATTatgtcaaaatcatttttttaaatgttaattgttAGAAAAAGGTTTATATTTGGTCTATTTCTGTTTGTTGAAAGTCATTTAAATTTGTTAATCTGAGTGTCTTCTTTTTGCCAAGTTacataaatatgaatttaaattcGCAAaccaaacctgaaaaaaaaaatcaaaaatagattaaattaaaaaaagaaatatgtacTCAATGTGAgaatttttagttttttctttttcttttaggatttttttcttgtaatattctTTTTAGCTCACAAATTCTCCTcatattgttatatttttgtttattttggctgtgtttgtctctttgtgacatctatttttgttttttgtatttctttcttgtaacattctctttttttttattttagctcaACAATGCTGCTTatatttttagatgtttttttgttttgtttattgccTCCAAGAAGGTTATATTTTGTGTGAGCAGTTTAACTCAAAATGTAAAGGACTGATGTGAAGGAAATTTTCTGCAAATGTGGTTCATGACGAAGTCGAGGAAGCTACGAGTCGGgatttaatttctttaaagaaaaactgcagTCATTGATTTATCTGCATgtattttcatgtcattttgaaaatataataattctctctccttttttctccaGCTGAGTGGCTGCATCATCCTCGGCGTCTCCATCTACTTGAAAGTCCACAAGGACAGTAACGGGGTgagacactttttcttttttttgactgatcaGTGTGAATGTTATGTCGTTGGTAGGCCACGACCCAAACATGTTcccattcaattttggtaagacGCCACGAAAGTGGTAAAACCTTTGAGAAATCCCCATCTCTCAtcaatgggcaaaactgtaaataatCACGTCTTTATCAGAACTTCATCCAGATCCGTGTCTAATCCAGTTAACGATTTTTGGctgcaatttaaatgtaacattgtTCAGTCCCACTGAACAAGGTCAGATGTGTTTATCTCAGCAGATCAGGAGGGAATTTGTCCCTGTGTTTAAGATCCTaatgaaatataaaagaaacccactagaattctgagattgaagttAGAATTTGAGGAaaactgactttaatctcagaactacgacttttttccagttttttgagattaaagtcggatttatctcagaattctgtgttttttttttctctagaaatttggtttgtgtgtgcatgacaCACATTTTACCCTCTGAGTTTCATTCAGGTCTAATCCAGATTAAGGATTTTGTCGgctatttaaatgtaacatagtTCAGTCCCATTGAACAAGGTCAGATGTGTTTgtcttaacagatcaggatgaatgtTGTGGTGTTTATGTAGGATGTTAAAagctataagcaggtaaagttaTATATGTTCCAGTGGAATAATCTGTAAATTCTTGATGTTCCAGTAGAATAATGTGTAAATTCTtgatgttcctcctcctccagctcttaaatgaatcacttcctggcATCGACCTGTTGATCGCCATCGGTGTCATCATCATGGTGCTCGGGTTCCTCGGCTGCTGCGGTGCCATCAAAGAGAACCGCTGCATGCTGCTTCTGGTGagtgaggtcacatgactcacgGGGGCgaggctttgtttttttttttttttaaagtggcatGTTTCCAGGACGTTGTGGTCGTTAATCTCCTGGACGACTCTACTAgtcaaaaaaatatatgaaaaagattaaagtcagatttatctcagaattccaGCTTTTTTTCCAACAAAAACTAAACTTCTTCTTGTTTCCACTCAGTTCTTCATTTTCCtgctcctcatcttcatcctcctgcTCGCCGCAGGAATCCTGGGAGCTGTGGGCGAAGGCAAGGTCAGGAAACTTCACCTTATCCTCCTCGTGTCCTCTGAACGAccgttgttttattttgaaactctgtgtgtgtgtcgcaggtGAAGGACTGGGTGAAGGAGCGTCTGGAGAAACTCACTCCGCTCTCTAAACAACCAGCTGACGTCAAGGAAGATCTGGAGAAGATTCAGCGcgaggtctcacacacacacacacacacactgatcagcTGTAGTCACCATTAAGATCCACCGGATGGCGCCAAACCACCAGACTTTTACTTCAGCagacttcctttttttctttgtgaatgATTAAATAGATTAAAGCTCCAGTCTAGCTGTCCAGGCTCCGCCCCTTTTTCCACTGACAAACAGCAGAAATAATGAATCAGATTATGTCATTTGTATGGAAGAGATtaggatatttttttaaaactaaataaaatataaaaaaagccacaattctgagattaaagtaagttctaaattgtttttttcccacaattttttgagattaaagtggagttcatctcagaattatgacaatgaaaattaaGAGAACTGTAAACTAATTGTTTAAGTTAAGAAattaacatatatgtgtgtgtgtgtgtgtgtgtgtgtatatatatatatatgtatatgtgtatatatatatattatgacaCTATTATATttctaaaattattatttaaaacctgtaaatgttgtaaatcgAAGGTTTTATCGTGTTTTGTTGTCGCGTCGCTAACGCTAACTCTCTCTCAGCTGAAATGTTGCGGCCTCGTGAAAGGACCTTCCGACTGGGACAGAGTTCCCGACTCGTGTCGCTGCAACGGCACCGACTGCACGGGGCCATACAACACTGAGGTGAGAACAtgaacacgcacgcacacacacacagtgtgatgatgatgatgatgatgatgatgatgatgtcatcatgtacCTGCAGCCCTGCACCAACAAAATCGTGAGTCTAATGGAGAAGCACATGGAGGTGGTGATCGGGATCGCCTTCGCCATCGCCATTCTGCTggtcagtgcacacacacgcacacacactgtcacagagTTCGCAAATCCATCCGAACTTTGttaaacaagagaaaaaagtgactttagtctcagaattctgactttttttcaattgtctgagattaaagtcagattttgtcagaattctgacgtttttttcagttttgataTTAAAGTTggattaatctcagaattctgacttttttcccctcaaagtTGGAATTATGACggtaaatcagaaaaaaacgCAGTTCCgactctaatctcagaattcctcTTCTGTACATTTGACTGTCAATGGTCGTGGTTGCatcatttttaccatttttaaaTCCGCTAATTATTATTTGCAACTTTTTGCCTAAAAGTGCAAGAGACCATGTGAAGTAATTACTGCGtcgaccagcagagggcactgtgagTGTAGCTTGGCCTTACATTCACTGTGAACACCCTTTCTTTCaccaaatatttgaaaatatggTAAAATGTTAACATTCTTGTAAAGAAACCTGGCTAACGTCGGGGGTTTCAAATAAATCGCAAAAATCACGATACAACCAAGTGCAATATCCGACTAAAGAGATTGGCTGCGATTATTAAAGATAACATTTGTGAAATTCTCTCACTCGTTATCGTctaattcaatttttttttttttttttaaagtaaatcaATTCACAGGGTAATGGTTTTCTTCATGAAAACGATAAGTTGGAACCATTTTCAATCATTTCACAATTTCATAATCTGTCAAATGTTTTTAGAAATATTCTTGAACAAAAATATGTGTTATttcaaacgtgttttttttctctccacagatCTTCGGCATGGTCTTCTCCATGATCCTCTACTGTCAGATTGGCAAGAAGGAGGGCGGAGCCACATCCACTACTGCCTGAGGCCCCGTCGCCTCTCAGCGACCAAACAACCAATGCTCCGCCTCCGTAacgttttattgtgaaggaacACATCAATTGCTTAAAGTtcatgtaaattaaaaataacaacaataataataataataatgataaacatTGACGTAAAAATAATTTATGTGAAATATATTCATTGTAAACTT
This Solea solea chromosome 3, fSolSol10.1, whole genome shotgun sequence DNA region includes the following protein-coding sequences:
- the LOC131456379 gene encoding tetraspanin-8-like; translated protein: MAVNKCVKYLLFFFNLLFWLSGCIILGVSIYLKVHKDSNGLLNESLPGIDLLIAIGVIIMVLGFLGCCGAIKENRCMLLLFFIFLLLIFILLLAAGILGAVGEGKVKDWVKERLEKLTPLSKQPADVKEDLEKIQRELKCCGLVKGPSDWDRVPDSCRCNGTDCTGPYNTEPCTNKIVSLMEKHMEVVIGIAFAIAILLIFGMVFSMILYCQIGKKEGGATSTTA